A part of Numenius arquata chromosome 2, bNumArq3.hap1.1, whole genome shotgun sequence genomic DNA contains:
- the DUSP6 gene encoding dual specificity protein phosphatase 6 isoform X1, whose amino-acid sequence MLDTFRPVPFASEMAISKSVAWLNEQLEMGNDRLLLMDCRPQELYESSHIESAINVAIPGIMLRRLQKGNLPLRSLVASSEEDRERFARRCGTDTVVLYDEHSRDWNENTGGESVLGLLLKRLKDEGCKAFYLEGGFSKFQAEFALHCETNLDSSCSSSSPPLPVLGLGGLRISSDSSSDIESDIDRDPNSATDSDGSPLSNNQPSFPVEILPYLYLGCAKDSTNLDVLEEFGIKYILNVTPNLPNLFENAGEFKYKQIPISDHWSQNLSQFFPEAISFIDEARGKNCGVLVHCLAGISRSVTVTVAYLMQKLNLSMNDAYDIVKMKKSNISPNFNFMGQLLDFERTLGLSSPCDNRVPNQQLYFTTPSNQNVFQVDSLQST is encoded by the exons ATGCTAGATACGTTCAGACCCGTCCCTTTCGCGTCGGAAATGGCGATTAGTAAATCCGTGGCGTGGCTGAACGAGCAGCTGGAGATGGGCAACGACCGGCTGCTGCTGATGGACTGTCGGCCGCAGGAGTTGTACGAGTCGTCCCACATCGAGTCGGCCATCAACGTGGCCATCCCCGGCATCATGCTGCGGCGGCTGCAGAAGGGCAACCTGCCCCTGCGCTCCCTCGTCGCCAGCAGCGAGGAGGACCGGGAGCGCTTCGCCCGCCGGTGCGGCACTGACACGGTGGTGCTGTACGACGAGCACAGCCGGGACTGGAACGAGAACACGGGCGGCGAGtccgtgctggggctgctcctcaagCGGCTCAAAGACGAAGGCTGCAAGGCGTTTTATCTGGAAG GTGGTTTCAGTAAGTTCCAGGCCGAGTTCGCCCTGCACTGCGAAACTAACCTAGACAGTTCGTGTagcagcagctctcctcctttGCCAGTCCTGGGCTTGGGAGGCCTCCGAATCAGCTCCGATTCCTCATCAGACATTGAATCTGACATTGACAGAGACCCCAATAGTGCCACCGACTCCGATGGCAGCCCTCTCTCCAACAACCAGCCTTCCTTCCCGGTGGAGATTTTACCCTACCTCTACTTAGGCTGTGCCAAGGACTCCACTAATCTGGACGTTTTAGAAGAGTTTGGCATTAAATACATCTTGAATGTTACACCCAACCTGCCTAATCTCTTTGAAAACGCCGGAGAATTCAAGTACAAACAGATCCCGATCTCTGACCACTGGAGCCAAAATCTGTCTCAGTTCTTTCCTGAGGCTATCTCCTTTATAG ATGAAGCGCGGGGGAAGAACTGCGGCGTCCTGGTGCATTGCTTAGCAGGGATCAGCCGCTCGGTCACAGTGACGGTGGCCTACCTCATGCAGAAGCTCAACTTGTCCATGAACGATGCCTATGATATTGTCAAGATGAAGAAGTCCAACATTTCGCCCAACTTCAACTTCATGGGTCAGCTGTTGGACTTTGAGCGGACTCTGGGGCTGAGCAGCCCCTGTGACAATCGAGTGCCGAACCAGCAGCTGTACTTCACCACCCCTTCCAACCAGAATGTCTTCCAAGTGGATTCCCTGCAGTCCACGTGA
- the DUSP6 gene encoding dual specificity protein phosphatase 6 isoform X2, producing MLDTFRPVPFASEMAISKSVAWLNEQLEMGNDRLLLMDCRPQELYESSHIESAINVAIPGIMLRRLQKGNLPLRSLVASSEEDRERFARRCGTDTVVLYDEHSRDWNENTGGESVLGLLLKRLKDEGCKAFYLEDEARGKNCGVLVHCLAGISRSVTVTVAYLMQKLNLSMNDAYDIVKMKKSNISPNFNFMGQLLDFERTLGLSSPCDNRVPNQQLYFTTPSNQNVFQVDSLQST from the exons ATGCTAGATACGTTCAGACCCGTCCCTTTCGCGTCGGAAATGGCGATTAGTAAATCCGTGGCGTGGCTGAACGAGCAGCTGGAGATGGGCAACGACCGGCTGCTGCTGATGGACTGTCGGCCGCAGGAGTTGTACGAGTCGTCCCACATCGAGTCGGCCATCAACGTGGCCATCCCCGGCATCATGCTGCGGCGGCTGCAGAAGGGCAACCTGCCCCTGCGCTCCCTCGTCGCCAGCAGCGAGGAGGACCGGGAGCGCTTCGCCCGCCGGTGCGGCACTGACACGGTGGTGCTGTACGACGAGCACAGCCGGGACTGGAACGAGAACACGGGCGGCGAGtccgtgctggggctgctcctcaagCGGCTCAAAGACGAAGGCTGCAAGGCGTTTTATCTGGAAG ATGAAGCGCGGGGGAAGAACTGCGGCGTCCTGGTGCATTGCTTAGCAGGGATCAGCCGCTCGGTCACAGTGACGGTGGCCTACCTCATGCAGAAGCTCAACTTGTCCATGAACGATGCCTATGATATTGTCAAGATGAAGAAGTCCAACATTTCGCCCAACTTCAACTTCATGGGTCAGCTGTTGGACTTTGAGCGGACTCTGGGGCTGAGCAGCCCCTGTGACAATCGAGTGCCGAACCAGCAGCTGTACTTCACCACCCCTTCCAACCAGAATGTCTTCCAAGTGGATTCCCTGCAGTCCACGTGA